The Hemicordylus capensis ecotype Gifberg chromosome 6, rHemCap1.1.pri, whole genome shotgun sequence genome window below encodes:
- the LOC128331061 gene encoding olfactory receptor 6M1-like: protein MAFNTSSKPIITEVVLLGFSNLLQLQKPLFFLFLFMYILTLLGNALVILLIQMDHHLHTPMYFFLKNLSWLEIIITTTVTPKMLTLLISTDNTISFFACALQGYIYFVAGSTEVLLLAAMSVDRYVAICSPLRYTAIMSARVCLLMVLSCWLCSFFSISASMVLKAGLPFCGPNIIDHFFCDSGPLLEMICSDIHFLQALDLAVSCFMLLSSVSVTTVSYICIIITVMRMPSAKGRKKAFGTCTSHITVASLYYGSSIFIYIKPSGSSSIEFNKIATVFNTVVTPLLNPVIYSFRNKTVKEALKDALRRMQAALHSEV from the coding sequence cactcttcttcctcttccttttcatgTACATACTGACTTTGCTTGGCAATGCTTTGGTCATCCTCTTGATCCAAATGGACCATCACCTCCACACACCAATGTACTTCTTCCTCAAGAATCTCTCCTGGTTGGAGATTATCATCACCACAACTGTCACACCTAAGATGCTAACCCTCCTCATCTCAACAGACAACACCATCTCTTTCTTTGCCTGTGCCTTGCAAGGATACATCTACTTTGTGGCTGGCTCCACTGAAGTCCTTCTCTTGGCTGCCATGTCAGTGGATCGCTATGTGGCCATCTGCAGCCCACTGAGGTACACAGCTATAATGAGTGCTCGAGTCTGCCTGCTGATGGTACTATCTTGTTGGCTGTGCAGCTTCTTTTCCATTTCAGCCTCTATGGTACTGAAGGCTGGACTGCCTTTCTGTGGCCCCAATATTATTGACCATTTCTTCTGTGACAGTGGTCCTCTGCTAGAGATGATATGTTCTGACATTCACTTCCTCCAGGCCTTAGACCTGGCAGTTTCCTGCTTCATGCTTCTCAGCTCTGTATCCGTCACAACTGTCTCCTATATCTGTATCATTATCACGGTGATGAGGATGCCGTCTGCCAAAGGCAGGAAGAAAGCCTTTGGCACTTGCACCTCTCACATCACTGTGGCATCGCTTTATTATGGCAGCTCCATCTTCATCTATATCAAGCCATCTGGCAGCTCTTCTATAGAATTCAACAAGATTGCCACAGTATTCAACACGGTAGTGACTCCATTGCTGAACCCCGTTATTTATAGCTTCAGGAACAAGACGGTGAAGGAAGCACTGAAAGATGCACTGAGGAGAATGCAGGCTGCTTTGCACAGTGAGGTCTAG